In the genome of Taurinivorans muris, one region contains:
- a CDS encoding radical SAM protein: protein MNTIIKAGSDQNWKKNNMVIACNFNMNCNFKCSYCFNQNTRKNFNEQLSPKALHNLFSNLPLLKKDFYSFAIAGGEPSLYEYFPDMLKYINEFFSPENYTVFMATNGSLLHRLEDYLKEYPELNVHLAISMHLEQMDAETYLKKFSQFKFPNMCRIKLMLKPGTLAQANDIIEKAKSFGYADFIIQPIIINSNVHPDYTDEEKLFFAHNPYPSNTALFNEYLNNGQTVKKDFTKEEFVLNPELVNYSGLQCLAGHSSMRVFADGSIAPCHFHKRAPDFNLNMHSLLEYIYIYQPITCTSTYCGCHGFTAIPKWNPEYAEGPSYLKKEQISSR from the coding sequence ATGAATACAATTATTAAAGCAGGTTCTGACCAAAACTGGAAAAAAAACAATATGGTTATTGCCTGCAATTTCAATATGAACTGTAATTTTAAATGCTCTTACTGTTTTAATCAAAACACTCGCAAAAATTTTAATGAACAGTTATCCCCAAAAGCGCTTCATAATTTATTTTCCAATCTGCCGCTTTTAAAAAAAGATTTTTACAGCTTTGCCATTGCGGGAGGAGAACCTTCCCTTTACGAATATTTTCCTGACATGCTCAAATATATTAATGAATTCTTTTCACCGGAAAATTATACTGTATTTATGGCAACAAACGGTTCATTACTGCACAGACTTGAAGATTATCTCAAAGAATACCCTGAGTTAAACGTTCATCTTGCTATTTCAATGCATTTGGAACAAATGGATGCGGAAACCTATCTAAAAAAGTTTTCGCAATTTAAATTTCCAAACATGTGCAGGATAAAACTCATGTTGAAACCGGGCACGCTGGCACAAGCCAATGATATTATAGAAAAGGCGAAAAGTTTCGGATATGCGGATTTTATTATTCAGCCAATCATTATCAATTCAAACGTTCACCCTGATTATACCGACGAAGAAAAATTATTTTTTGCACACAACCCTTATCCAAGCAACACGGCACTTTTTAATGAATACCTCAATAACGGTCAAACAGTCAAAAAAGATTTCACCAAAGAAGAATTTGTTTTAAATCCTGAACTTGTCAACTATTCCGGGCTGCAATGCCTTGCAGGCCATTCGTCCATGAGGGTTTTTGCCGACGGTTCAATAGCTCCCTGCCATTTTCATAAAAGAGCTCCCGATTTTAATCTCAACATGCATTCTCTTTTGGAATATATATATATATATCAACCGATTACATGCACATCCACATACTGCGGCTGTCATGGCTTTACTGCTATTCCCAAGTGGAATCCCGAATATGCGGAAGGGCCGAGCTACCTAAAAAAAGAACAAATCAGTTCCCGGTAA
- a CDS encoding FkbM family methyltransferase, with amino-acid sequence MSNFETTLNALPEKINSEREAANLLCSLPLLRQMTFELKPDTIIFCAYEELNAALEFYKGQEHCIRAFHVLGLKEEIKNKKIKIVPFTTFTKEDNIHCFFLPDLRPACTAYRNLSIALSKLNIQEYTIEAKSASKFYRRNSFIFINNMLQTAIDNYNVLEDNLSRYTYLSLWKSRHLCNPSYIPIVPYDQYWHPLASAKENDLVCEGGSADGITTIDFCKKLRNKCDIIAFEPDPVYYTKAAATCKDCKNIRLIPKGLYDFTGTLYINTDNYVKVVKQKIKEEDFECSVTSIDDYFLNAKYDKVDFIKMDIEGAELNALMGAKQILQRDKPNLAICIYHNCIDFITIPEFLRKLDLGYKFYTGHHRPWYAETVIYATAR; translated from the coding sequence ATGTCAAACTTTGAAACAACATTAAACGCATTACCCGAAAAAATCAATTCGGAGCGGGAAGCAGCCAACCTGCTGTGTTCCCTTCCGCTTCTCAGACAAATGACATTTGAACTGAAACCGGATACGATTATTTTCTGTGCTTATGAAGAATTAAATGCAGCGCTTGAATTTTATAAAGGACAAGAGCATTGTATCCGCGCATTCCATGTATTGGGCTTAAAAGAAGAAATAAAAAATAAGAAAATAAAAATCGTTCCTTTTACGACGTTCACAAAAGAAGACAATATCCATTGTTTCTTTCTTCCTGACTTAAGACCCGCCTGCACGGCGTATAGAAATTTATCCATCGCATTGTCAAAGCTCAACATACAGGAATACACCATTGAGGCAAAAAGCGCATCCAAGTTTTATCGCCGCAATTCTTTCATATTTATCAACAACATGCTGCAAACAGCCATTGACAATTACAATGTCCTTGAAGACAATCTGAGCAGATACACCTATCTGTCTCTTTGGAAATCACGTCATTTATGCAATCCAAGCTATATTCCCATAGTTCCCTATGACCAGTATTGGCACCCGCTGGCTTCAGCCAAAGAAAATGATCTTGTTTGCGAAGGCGGCTCTGCCGATGGAATAACAACAATCGATTTCTGTAAAAAATTACGGAACAAATGCGATATCATCGCCTTTGAACCGGACCCTGTCTATTATACAAAAGCAGCAGCAACGTGCAAAGACTGCAAAAATATTCGGCTTATCCCCAAAGGATTGTATGATTTTACGGGAACACTGTATATCAACACGGATAATTATGTGAAAGTCGTCAAACAAAAAATCAAAGAAGAAGATTTTGAATGTTCCGTTACGTCCATTGATGATTATTTTTTAAACGCAAAATATGATAAAGTTGATTTTATAAAAATGGATATTGAGGGTGCGGAGCTGAACGCGCTTATGGGTGCGAAACAAATACTGCAAAGGGATAAGCCAAATTTAGCCATTTGCATTTATCATAATTGCATAGATTTCATCACCATACCTGAATTTTTGCGTAAACTTGACTTGGGCTACAAATTCTATACAGGACATCACCGCCCCTGGTATGCGGAAACGGTTATTTACGCGACAGCAAGATAG
- a CDS encoding FkbM family methyltransferase, which produces MTIAYSDILLLQMQQQAMLFDLSSMQGRQWSTQRITDFFINIQHLLPVQSIVEIGAHEAGFSLSVKKKFPQFNVFAYEANPYVYEKYINTPAIQNSAIHYEHLAVSNYDGDVTFHISNTIQAKQEAKDSKRHSILERKTNDSTTDITVKCNTLDTLFKNELSHNQGFSLWIDAEGATSLILEGAKNLLPHVYSVFVEVESQTKFKQQWNEKELCDFMLENDFLPIARDFAFRHQYNMIFVKKDYINTIEFLYQNHFSNTLSAKIRFISKQSPLSLLKTRYTNSPAAETLLQKALPARISSLEELEKAYSLIPELREEKELTNISGTVVVCHDAELDFTINWYTEKLGKVPTLYVKDLSYNKYPDLAIYDLNQIDNSMNIHVFFKQGKAPSMTKFASLAMALHYKGVSKYSIEAYSMELMYCNKLKTDFSEEDNDALIAFYNVLEDMPSKYTFLAACKARKLGRPGFIPMANFEQYIHPQVAFFSTDIMCEGGIDNGETSELFSQLQKDGLVYAFEPVKESFRNCQKRLMNFSNVLLINKALWSKTCQIGLNTNTLSLSSAYINAADTENLCDAICIDDFFADKKLDCIKLDVEGAEIPVLEGALKTISKQKPKLLLSIYHRRNGLDLINIPKLLAPFYKDYQFYVAHHRPWYNETILYAIAK; this is translated from the coding sequence ATGACGATCGCTTATTCAGATATCTTATTACTGCAAATGCAGCAGCAAGCAATGCTTTTTGACTTGTCTTCCATGCAGGGCAGACAATGGTCCACGCAAAGAATAACAGATTTCTTTATAAATATCCAACACTTGCTGCCTGTACAAAGTATTGTTGAAATCGGCGCCCATGAGGCAGGTTTTTCCCTTTCCGTAAAGAAAAAATTTCCGCAGTTCAATGTGTTCGCCTATGAAGCCAATCCCTATGTTTATGAAAAATATATCAACACGCCGGCAATTCAAAATTCCGCCATTCATTATGAACACCTTGCAGTCAGCAATTATGACGGAGATGTCACATTCCATATCAGCAACACCATTCAAGCGAAACAGGAAGCGAAAGACAGCAAACGCCACTCCATTTTGGAACGTAAAACAAACGACAGCACAACGGATATCACGGTAAAGTGCAATACGCTCGATACCTTATTTAAAAATGAACTTTCCCATAATCAGGGCTTTTCTTTATGGATTGACGCGGAGGGCGCGACTTCGCTTATTTTGGAAGGGGCGAAAAACCTTCTTCCCCATGTGTATTCCGTTTTTGTTGAAGTTGAATCACAAACCAAATTTAAACAACAATGGAATGAAAAAGAACTGTGCGATTTCATGCTTGAAAACGACTTTCTTCCCATTGCCCGCGATTTCGCTTTCCGCCACCAATACAACATGATTTTCGTAAAAAAAGATTATATCAATACCATTGAATTCTTATACCAAAATCACTTTTCCAACACGTTAAGCGCCAAAATCCGTTTTATTTCAAAGCAAAGTCCTCTAAGCCTGCTCAAAACAAGATACACCAATTCCCCTGCGGCAGAAACACTTTTGCAAAAAGCGCTTCCAGCCCGGATTTCTTCTTTGGAAGAACTTGAAAAGGCATATTCCCTTATTCCGGAACTGCGTGAGGAAAAAGAACTCACAAATATTTCCGGCACCGTCGTTGTTTGCCATGATGCCGAACTTGATTTCACCATAAACTGGTATACGGAGAAATTGGGAAAAGTCCCGACCTTGTATGTAAAAGATTTATCCTACAATAAATATCCGGACTTAGCAATTTATGATTTAAATCAAATTGATAATTCCATGAATATCCATGTGTTTTTTAAGCAAGGCAAAGCTCCGAGCATGACAAAGTTTGCATCGCTGGCTATGGCGCTGCACTATAAAGGCGTTTCAAAATACAGCATTGAAGCGTATTCCATGGAGCTTATGTACTGCAATAAATTAAAAACCGATTTTTCAGAAGAGGATAATGACGCTCTCATCGCTTTTTATAATGTTCTTGAAGACATGCCAAGCAAATACACATTCCTGGCAGCCTGCAAAGCAAGAAAACTCGGCCGTCCTGGCTTTATTCCCATGGCGAATTTTGAACAATACATTCACCCTCAAGTAGCGTTTTTTTCAACGGATATCATGTGTGAGGGGGGAATAGACAACGGCGAAACAAGCGAGCTTTTCAGCCAGCTGCAAAAAGACGGCTTAGTCTACGCTTTTGAGCCCGTGAAAGAAAGCTTCCGAAATTGTCAAAAAAGATTGATGAATTTTTCCAATGTGCTTCTTATCAACAAAGCCCTTTGGTCAAAAACCTGCCAAATCGGTTTAAACACCAATACGCTCAGCCTCAGCAGCGCATATATCAATGCTGCCGACACGGAAAATCTTTGCGATGCAATATGCATTGACGATTTTTTTGCCGATAAAAAGCTTGATTGTATCAAATTAGACGTTGAAGGAGCGGAAATTCCTGTTTTGGAAGGCGCATTAAAAACCATTTCAAAGCAAAAGCCGAAACTTCTTCTTTCCATTTACCATAGAAGAAACGGGCTCGACCTTATCAATATTCCCAAACTGCTCGCTCCGTTTTATAAAGATTATCAATTCTATGTTGCTCATCACAGACCATGGTACAATGAAACAATTTTATACGCCATTGCCAAATAG